From the genome of Amycolatopsis sp. NBC_01488, one region includes:
- a CDS encoding DUF427 domain-containing protein produces MSTPVRGRVRVAQGAKRVRVFLGGQVVADTVHPLLVWEVPYYPTYYFPRANVVSGLLTPSGRTSHSPSRGEGVLSTIKGGRAEVVDGALEYPDSPIEELRGHVRFEFGAFDWFEEDEQIFTHPRDPGVRVDVLPSSRHVRIEVDGVAVADTVRPHLLFETGLPTRYYLPRVDVRMDLLEKIGTVTHCPYKGAAEHFDVAGHEDLAWSYPTPLPESTRVAGLVAFLDEKVDVFVDDVRQERPKTKFA; encoded by the coding sequence ATGAGCACTCCGGTACGCGGCCGGGTCCGCGTGGCACAAGGCGCGAAGCGGGTGCGCGTGTTCCTCGGCGGGCAGGTCGTCGCGGACACGGTGCACCCCCTTCTGGTGTGGGAAGTTCCCTACTACCCCACGTACTACTTCCCGCGCGCGAACGTCGTGAGCGGCCTGTTGACCCCCTCCGGCCGGACGTCGCACTCGCCCAGCCGCGGAGAAGGTGTTCTGTCGACGATAAAGGGTGGCCGAGCCGAGGTGGTGGACGGCGCGCTGGAATACCCGGATTCGCCCATCGAGGAGCTGCGCGGCCACGTCCGCTTCGAGTTCGGCGCGTTCGACTGGTTCGAAGAGGACGAACAGATCTTCACGCACCCGCGCGACCCCGGCGTCCGCGTCGACGTCCTGCCGAGCTCACGCCACGTGCGGATCGAGGTCGACGGCGTCGCCGTCGCCGACACCGTCCGCCCGCACCTGCTGTTCGAGACCGGCCTGCCGACCCGCTACTACCTGCCCCGCGTCGACGTCCGGATGGACCTGCTCGAGAAGATCGGCACCGTGACGCACTGCCCGTACAAGGGCGCGGCCGAGCACTTCGACGTGGCCGGGCACGAGGACCTCGCCTGGAGCTACCCGACGCCGCTGCCGGAGAGCACCCGCGTCGCCGGCCTGGTGGCGTTCCTCGACGAGAAGGTCGACGTCTTCGTCGACGACGTCCGGCAGGAACGGCCGAAGACGAAGTTCGCCTGA
- a CDS encoding carotenoid oxygenase family protein — MRRYDLHAGTSAEHVFGERHLPGEAVFVPAEHGEGWLLTYVHDAAEDRSDLVVLDAGNVAAAPVATVHLPQRVPAGFHGNWLPDA, encoded by the coding sequence CTGCGCCGCTACGACCTGCACGCGGGCACGTCGGCCGAGCACGTCTTCGGCGAACGGCACCTTCCCGGCGAAGCGGTGTTCGTCCCGGCGGAGCACGGCGAAGGCTGGCTGCTCACCTACGTCCACGACGCGGCGGAGGACCGCAGCGACCTCGTCGTGCTCGACGCCGGCAACGTCGCCGCGGCGCCCGTGGCGACCGTCCACCTCCCGCAGCGCGTCCCCGCGGGCTTCCACGGGAACTGGCTGCCGGACGCGTGA
- the mgrA gene encoding L-glyceraldehyde 3-phosphate reductase, translated as MTYAAASGRYESIPYRRCGRSGLKLPAISLGLWHNFGHDRPLDVQRDITRRAFDLGITHFDLANNYGPPYGSAEENFGRLLATDFQPYRDEMVISTKAGYDMWPGPYGEWGSRKYLLSSLDQSLGRLGLDHVDIFYSHRFDPETPLEETVGALDAAVRAGKALYVGISSYNSERTAEAARLLRELGTPLLIHQPSYSMLNRWIEEDGLLDTLEEVGAGCIAFSPLAQGLLTDKYLKGVPSDSRAAQGKSLDPDTLDENRLGRVRALNEIAGRRGQSLAQLALAWALRDHRVTSVLIGASSVKQLEDNVGALGNLDFGSEELTEIDGHATDAGINLWKQSSDG; from the coding sequence GTGACCTACGCTGCGGCTTCCGGCCGATACGAATCGATCCCCTACCGGCGCTGCGGGCGGTCCGGGCTCAAGCTGCCCGCGATCTCGCTCGGGCTGTGGCACAACTTCGGCCACGACCGCCCGCTGGACGTCCAGCGCGACATCACCCGCCGCGCCTTCGACCTCGGCATCACGCACTTCGACCTGGCCAACAACTACGGCCCGCCGTACGGCTCGGCGGAGGAGAACTTCGGGCGGCTGCTCGCCACCGACTTCCAGCCGTACCGCGACGAGATGGTGATCTCCACCAAGGCCGGCTACGACATGTGGCCCGGCCCGTACGGCGAGTGGGGTTCCCGCAAGTACCTGCTGTCCTCCCTGGACCAGTCGCTCGGCCGGCTGGGCCTGGACCACGTCGACATCTTCTATTCGCACCGGTTCGACCCCGAGACGCCGCTCGAGGAGACGGTCGGGGCGCTCGACGCCGCCGTCCGCGCCGGGAAAGCGCTCTACGTCGGGATTTCGTCGTACAACTCGGAGCGGACCGCGGAGGCGGCGCGGCTGCTGCGCGAGCTGGGCACGCCGCTGCTGATCCACCAGCCGTCGTACTCGATGCTGAACCGCTGGATCGAGGAGGACGGCCTCCTGGACACCCTCGAGGAAGTGGGCGCGGGCTGCATCGCGTTCTCGCCGCTGGCGCAGGGGCTGCTGACGGACAAGTACCTCAAGGGCGTCCCGTCGGATTCCCGGGCAGCGCAGGGCAAGTCGCTCGATCCGGACACCCTCGACGAGAACCGGCTGGGCCGCGTCCGGGCGCTCAACGAGATCGCCGGGCGGCGCGGGCAGTCGCTGGCGCAGCTGGCACTCGCGTGGGCGCTGCGCGATCACCGGGTCACGTCGGTGCTGATCGGCGCGAGCAGCGTCAAGCAGCTGGAGGACAACGTCGGCGCGCTGGGCAACCTCGACTTCGGCTCGGAAGAGCTGACCGAGATCGACGGGCACGCCACCGACGCGGGCATCAACCTCTGGAAGCAGTCCTCGGACGGCTGA
- a CDS encoding AAA family ATPase, with the protein MGTGFFTSVDDVSAKLAEAGYLASTAVATTVFLADRLGKPLLVEGPAGVGKTELAKAVAQVSGSRLVRLQCYEGIDEARALYEWNHAKQLLRITAGRDETWEQARTDIFGEEFLLRRPLLTAISSDEPTVLLIDETDKADMEVEGLLLEVLGDFQVTVPELGTITATRAPFAVLTSNATRELSEALRRRCLFLHIDFPDEDLERDIVRLKVPGIDDALADSVVRVIAALRAMDLRKLPSVAETIDWARTLLALGASTLDDQVVRESLGVVLKHQDDIAKAGAGLKLEQVLDAS; encoded by the coding sequence GTGGGCACCGGATTCTTCACCTCCGTCGACGACGTGTCGGCCAAGCTGGCCGAAGCCGGCTACCTGGCCTCGACAGCCGTGGCGACCACCGTGTTCCTCGCCGACCGGCTCGGCAAGCCGCTGCTGGTGGAGGGCCCCGCCGGCGTCGGCAAGACCGAGCTCGCCAAGGCGGTCGCGCAGGTCAGCGGCTCACGGCTGGTGCGCCTGCAGTGCTACGAGGGCATCGACGAGGCTCGCGCGCTGTACGAGTGGAACCACGCGAAGCAGCTGCTGCGGATCACCGCCGGCCGCGACGAGACGTGGGAGCAGGCCCGCACCGACATCTTCGGCGAAGAGTTCCTGCTGCGCCGCCCCCTGCTCACCGCGATCTCGTCGGACGAGCCGACCGTGCTGCTGATCGACGAGACCGACAAAGCCGACATGGAGGTCGAGGGCCTGCTGCTGGAGGTGCTCGGCGATTTCCAGGTGACCGTGCCGGAGCTGGGCACGATCACCGCGACGCGCGCGCCGTTCGCCGTGCTGACGTCGAACGCGACGCGCGAGCTGTCCGAGGCGCTGCGCCGACGCTGCCTGTTCCTGCACATCGACTTCCCGGACGAGGACCTCGAACGCGACATCGTCCGGCTCAAGGTCCCGGGCATCGACGACGCCCTCGCCGATTCCGTCGTCCGGGTGATCGCCGCACTGCGCGCGATGGACCTGCGCAAGCTGCCGTCGGTCGCCGAGACGATCGACTGGGCGCGCACGCTGCTCGCGCTCGGCGCGTCGACATTGGACGACCAGGTCGTGCGCGAGAGCCTCGGCGTCGTCCTCAAGCACCAGGACGACATCGCCAAGGCCGGCGCCGGCCTGAAGCTCGAACAGGTCCTGGACGCGTCGTGA
- a CDS encoding vWA domain-containing protein encodes MTGGVPERLASFVKALRAQGIPAGPAETVDAAAALEVLGMDDRSLVREGLAAALVRRGGQRAVFDAAFDLYFPAGIGAPERAREDRPSTVDELRDQLAAALADGDEQALSQLAGLAVDMLGQYGSSSGPGGGFSAHQTLERLQPQTLIARVLAAVRGGGARGEFTDRLDRDEIRRRVEGFRGRVRTEARRRAAEIRGRERVAKHAIAPAPDRVDFLIASRNQLAELRRTIQPLSRKLATRLAARRKRTTRGQIDLRRTLRRSLSTGGVPLRPAYRHRRPGRPEIVLLCDLSGSVAGFANFTMLLVQALRDQFGKIRVFAFVDSADEVTHLVTTGVADPEHLGARMLSEAALVRWDGHSDYGGSLRQFTENWLDAVGPRTSVLILGDARTNGGDPNLDAVREIKARARHVHWLNPERRSLWSTGDSAALEYADVVEMHECRTVQQLSTLVSRLLPV; translated from the coding sequence GTGACCGGCGGCGTGCCGGAGCGGCTCGCGTCGTTCGTCAAGGCACTGCGGGCCCAGGGCATCCCGGCCGGCCCCGCGGAGACGGTCGACGCCGCGGCCGCGCTGGAGGTCCTCGGCATGGACGACCGCTCGCTGGTCCGGGAGGGCCTGGCCGCGGCCTTGGTCCGGCGTGGCGGCCAGCGCGCGGTGTTCGACGCCGCGTTCGACCTGTACTTCCCGGCCGGGATCGGCGCGCCCGAGCGGGCCCGCGAAGACCGTCCGTCGACAGTGGACGAACTGCGCGACCAGCTCGCGGCAGCACTGGCCGACGGCGACGAGCAGGCGTTGTCCCAGCTCGCCGGGCTCGCGGTCGACATGCTCGGCCAGTACGGCTCGTCGTCCGGCCCAGGTGGCGGGTTTTCGGCCCACCAGACGCTGGAGCGGCTGCAGCCGCAGACGCTGATCGCGCGCGTGCTGGCCGCCGTGCGCGGCGGCGGCGCGCGTGGCGAGTTCACCGACCGGCTCGACCGCGACGAGATCCGCCGCCGCGTCGAAGGCTTCCGCGGGCGGGTCCGCACCGAGGCGCGCCGCCGCGCGGCCGAGATCCGCGGCCGCGAGCGCGTCGCCAAGCACGCCATCGCGCCCGCGCCCGACCGCGTCGACTTCCTCATCGCGAGCCGGAACCAGCTCGCGGAGCTGCGCCGGACGATCCAGCCGTTGTCCCGCAAGCTCGCGACGCGCCTCGCCGCCCGCCGCAAGCGCACGACCCGCGGGCAGATCGACCTGCGCCGCACGCTCCGGCGGTCGCTCTCGACCGGCGGGGTGCCGCTGCGCCCGGCCTACCGGCACCGGCGGCCCGGCCGGCCCGAGATCGTGCTGCTGTGCGACCTCTCCGGCTCGGTGGCGGGCTTCGCGAACTTCACCATGCTGCTGGTCCAGGCGCTGCGCGACCAGTTCGGCAAGATCCGCGTGTTCGCGTTCGTCGACAGCGCCGACGAGGTCACCCACCTGGTCACCACCGGCGTCGCCGACCCCGAGCACCTGGGCGCGCGCATGCTGTCCGAGGCGGCGCTGGTGCGCTGGGACGGCCACAGCGACTACGGCGGCTCCCTGCGCCAGTTCACCGAAAACTGGCTGGACGCGGTCGGCCCGCGCACGTCGGTGCTGATCCTCGGCGACGCCCGCACCAACGGCGGCGACCCGAACCTCGACGCCGTCCGCGAGATCAAGGCCCGCGCCCGGCACGTCCACTGGCTGAACCCGGAACGGCGGTCGCTGTGGTCGACCGGCGACTCCGCGGCGCTGGAGTACGCCGACGTCGTCGAGATGCACGAGTGCCGCACGGTGCAGCAGCTCTCCACGCTCGTCAGCCGCCTGCTGCCGGTGTGA
- the add gene encoding adenosine deaminase, with protein MRDLAALPKAHLHVHLESTIRPGTLRELGEANGVDVPAGPPVFDGFRAFADYNALVRSCLRRPEDFERIAREYCEDEAAQGTRYAEVTFTAASHGERLGDREMPIESVLKGLNASTSGLEWRLLLDHSRRRSVDRAERTLDLALKYDDVFAIGMAGEENHSLRPFATVFEKAHAAGVHLLHHTGEDAGPDSIREALDVGRTERLGHGIRVLEDPSLVAEVRERGLALEVCPSSNVTLGLVPSLPEHPLPRLLDAGLTVTLNTDVPSVTGANLAAEYARVRDAFGYDDAVMADFARASVTASFAPEATKAAMLRDIEAWLTPAAGG; from the coding sequence ATGCGCGACCTGGCCGCCCTGCCGAAGGCTCACCTGCACGTCCACCTGGAGAGCACTATCCGGCCGGGCACGCTGCGCGAACTGGGCGAGGCCAACGGCGTCGACGTCCCGGCCGGGCCGCCGGTGTTCGACGGCTTCCGCGCCTTCGCCGACTACAACGCGCTCGTCCGGTCCTGCCTCCGGCGTCCCGAGGACTTCGAGCGCATCGCCCGCGAGTACTGCGAAGACGAAGCCGCCCAGGGCACGCGCTACGCGGAAGTCACGTTCACCGCGGCCTCCCACGGAGAACGCCTGGGCGACCGGGAAATGCCGATCGAGTCCGTCCTCAAAGGACTGAATGCGAGCACGTCCGGGCTCGAGTGGCGGCTGCTGCTGGACCACTCGCGACGCCGTTCCGTCGACCGCGCCGAACGCACCCTCGACCTGGCGCTGAAGTACGACGACGTCTTCGCGATCGGCATGGCCGGTGAGGAAAACCACTCGCTCCGGCCGTTCGCGACGGTCTTCGAGAAGGCCCACGCGGCCGGGGTCCACCTGCTGCACCACACCGGCGAGGACGCCGGGCCGGACAGCATCCGCGAAGCACTGGACGTCGGCCGCACCGAACGGCTCGGCCACGGCATCCGCGTCCTCGAGGACCCGTCGCTCGTCGCCGAAGTGCGCGAACGGGGCCTGGCGCTGGAGGTCTGCCCGTCGTCGAACGTGACGCTCGGACTGGTGCCGTCCCTGCCCGAGCACCCGCTCCCCCGGCTCCTCGACGCCGGGCTGACGGTCACGCTCAACACCGACGTCCCGTCGGTCACCGGCGCGAACCTGGCCGCGGAGTACGCCCGCGTCCGGGACGCGTTCGGCTACGACGACGCCGTGATGGCGGACTTCGCGCGGGCGAGCGTCACGGCGTCCTTCGCGCCCGAGGCGACGAAGGCAGCGATGCTGCGAGACATCGAAGCGTGGCTCACACCGGCAGCAGGCGGCTGA
- a CDS encoding LamG domain-containing protein, whose translation MDSFKYFRRALPAALSLAVVLTCAPAALADGPQPGNHWLLDETGGDQAADSVAGRTAVLHNGPVFGPGRDGNALTFDGVDDFAASDAVDVRTDGSFTVSAWVNIAVKNFGLSTAVSVDGEHTSRFRLGHVLDDDNNQFGAWSFEAAESDTDQPQVTKEAVSTFPTETGTWAFLVGVHDAATHRLWLYVNGTRVGDGTLNTEWQPAGGLRIGGALAAGAPAEPWPGSVDDVRLYPGVLDKDQISALYRSYPRP comes from the coding sequence GTGGATTCGTTCAAGTACTTCCGCCGTGCCCTGCCCGCGGCCCTGTCGCTGGCCGTCGTGCTGACCTGCGCGCCCGCCGCGCTCGCCGACGGCCCGCAGCCCGGCAACCACTGGCTGCTCGACGAAACCGGCGGCGACCAGGCCGCGGACAGCGTCGCGGGCCGGACGGCCGTGCTCCACAACGGCCCGGTCTTCGGGCCGGGACGCGACGGCAACGCGCTGACCTTCGACGGCGTCGACGACTTCGCCGCGTCCGACGCCGTGGACGTCCGGACCGACGGGAGCTTCACCGTCTCGGCCTGGGTGAACATCGCCGTCAAGAACTTCGGCCTTTCGACCGCGGTCAGCGTCGACGGCGAGCACACCAGCCGGTTCCGGCTCGGCCACGTCCTGGACGACGACAACAACCAGTTCGGGGCGTGGAGCTTCGAGGCGGCGGAATCCGACACCGACCAGCCGCAGGTGACCAAGGAGGCCGTGAGCACCTTCCCGACCGAGACCGGCACGTGGGCGTTCCTGGTCGGCGTCCACGACGCGGCCACCCACCGGCTCTGGCTCTACGTCAACGGCACCCGGGTGGGTGACGGCACCCTGAACACGGAGTGGCAGCCCGCCGGCGGTCTGCGGATCGGCGGCGCGCTCGCCGCGGGCGCTCCCGCCGAGCCGTGGCCGGGCAGCGTCGACGACGTCCGGCTCTACCCGGGTGTGCTGGACAAGGACCAGATTTCCGCGCTCTACCGGTCCTACCCCCGGCCGTAG
- a CDS encoding antitoxin: MAFLRKLTVLAGAAGAARAYAKKNPEKVNEAVGKAAKFVDDKTRGKYHEQIAGAVRKVNSVTGPDGRPGPATR, encoded by the coding sequence GTGGCTTTCCTGCGCAAGCTGACCGTGCTGGCCGGGGCCGCCGGCGCCGCCCGCGCCTACGCCAAGAAGAACCCGGAAAAGGTGAACGAGGCCGTCGGCAAGGCCGCCAAGTTCGTCGACGACAAGACCAGGGGGAAGTACCACGAGCAGATCGCCGGCGCGGTCCGCAAGGTCAACTCCGTGACCGGGCCGGACGGCCGGCCGGGGCCGGCGACCCGCTAG
- the recQ gene encoding DNA helicase RecQ yields the protein MAAPETATVSEALETLQRVFGYDSFRGDQAAIVEHVIAGGDALVLMPTGGGKSLCYQIPALVRPGVGVVVSPLIALMQDQVDALRNAGVRAGFLNSTQDYAARQEVESAFLSGELDLLYLAPERLSVESTVRLLDRGKISLFAIDEAHCVAQWGHDFRPDYLQLSALHERWPDVPRIALTATATEATHKEIATRLNLDEARHFVASFDRPNIQYRIVGKNSPQRQLLELLRTEHRGDAGIVYCLSRNSVEKTAEFLVQNGIPAVPYHAGLDARTRAKHQSRFLREDGLIVVATIAFGMGIDKPDVRFVAHLDLPKSVEGYYQETGRAGRDGLPSTAWLAYGLQDVVQQRKMIDTSEGDDAHRRRLGAHLNAMLALCETVECRRVQILNYFGQQGEPCGNCDTCLSPPEKFDGTIPAQKLLSTIVRLRNERRQKFGAGQVIDILLGKTTPKVTQFQHDTLKTFGIGTELREPEWRAVVRQLLAQGLLAVEGDYGSLVLTEASAEVLGGDREVMLRREPERAAAAKVRGTRKAAPAADLPAEAAPLFERLRAWRAGVAKEQGVPAYVVFHDATLRQIATQRPASLAELGTVSGVGENKLAKYGEGVLEALTAE from the coding sequence GTGGCAGCCCCCGAGACGGCAACGGTGTCCGAAGCGCTGGAGACGCTCCAGCGCGTGTTCGGCTACGACAGCTTCCGCGGCGACCAGGCGGCGATCGTCGAGCACGTGATCGCCGGTGGCGACGCGCTCGTGCTGATGCCCACCGGTGGCGGGAAGTCGTTGTGCTACCAGATCCCCGCGCTGGTGCGGCCGGGTGTGGGCGTGGTGGTCTCACCCCTGATCGCGCTGATGCAGGACCAGGTCGACGCGCTGCGCAACGCCGGCGTCCGCGCGGGCTTCCTCAACTCGACGCAGGACTACGCGGCCCGCCAGGAGGTCGAGTCGGCGTTCCTCTCCGGCGAGCTCGACCTGCTCTATCTGGCGCCCGAACGGCTTTCGGTCGAATCGACCGTGCGGCTGCTCGACCGCGGCAAGATCTCGCTGTTCGCGATCGACGAGGCGCACTGCGTCGCCCAGTGGGGCCACGACTTCCGGCCCGACTACCTCCAGCTCTCCGCGCTGCACGAGCGCTGGCCGGACGTGCCGCGGATCGCGCTCACCGCCACCGCGACCGAAGCCACGCACAAGGAGATCGCGACCCGGCTGAACCTCGACGAGGCCCGGCACTTCGTCGCGAGCTTCGACCGGCCGAACATCCAGTACCGGATCGTCGGCAAGAACTCGCCGCAGCGGCAGCTGCTGGAGCTGCTGCGCACCGAGCACCGCGGTGACGCCGGAATCGTCTACTGCCTGTCCCGGAACTCCGTCGAAAAGACCGCGGAATTCCTGGTGCAGAACGGGATTCCCGCGGTGCCCTACCACGCGGGCCTCGACGCGCGCACCCGCGCGAAGCACCAGTCGCGGTTCCTGCGCGAGGACGGCCTGATCGTGGTCGCGACGATCGCGTTCGGCATGGGCATCGACAAACCGGACGTCCGGTTCGTCGCGCACCTCGACCTGCCGAAGTCCGTCGAGGGCTACTACCAGGAGACCGGCCGCGCGGGGCGGGACGGCCTGCCGTCCACCGCGTGGCTCGCGTACGGGCTGCAGGACGTCGTGCAGCAGCGCAAGATGATCGACACTTCGGAGGGCGACGACGCGCACCGGCGACGGCTGGGCGCGCACCTGAACGCGATGCTCGCGCTCTGCGAGACGGTGGAATGCCGGCGCGTGCAGATCCTCAACTACTTCGGGCAGCAGGGCGAGCCCTGCGGCAACTGCGACACGTGCCTGAGCCCGCCGGAGAAGTTCGACGGCACGATCCCGGCGCAGAAGCTGCTGTCGACGATCGTGCGGCTGCGCAACGAGCGGCGCCAGAAGTTCGGCGCCGGTCAGGTGATCGACATCCTGCTCGGCAAGACCACGCCGAAGGTCACCCAGTTCCAGCACGACACGCTCAAGACGTTCGGCATCGGCACCGAGCTGCGGGAGCCGGAGTGGCGCGCGGTCGTGCGACAACTGCTGGCCCAGGGCCTGCTCGCGGTCGAGGGCGACTACGGCTCGCTGGTGCTCACCGAAGCCAGCGCCGAAGTGCTGGGCGGTGACCGCGAGGTGATGCTGCGCCGCGAGCCCGAGCGCGCGGCGGCCGCGAAGGTCCGCGGCACCCGGAAGGCCGCCCCCGCCGCGGACCTGCCGGCGGAGGCGGCCCCGCTGTTCGAGCGGCTGCGTGCCTGGCGGGCCGGCGTCGCGAAGGAGCAGGGCGTGCCCGCGTACGTCGTGTTCCACGACGCGACCCTGCGCCAGATCGCCACGCAACGGCCGGCTTCGCTGGCCGAGCTGGGCACGGTCAGCGGCGTCGGCGAGAACAAGCTCGCCAAGTACGGCGAGGGGGTCCTCGAAGCGCTGACCGCCGAGTGA
- a CDS encoding DUF6314 family protein yields MDEYFPVPDLAAHFAGEWRLDREIRTAEGHPAGEVTGTATFTEEGGVLVYHEAGELRLGAYTGPVTRTLHYRLTAPGRADVHFDHGGFFHALDLRAGHWETDHPCRDDRYRGSYRVLDARRWRQEWAVRGPAKDHVIVTRFTRPPG; encoded by the coding sequence ATGGACGAGTACTTCCCGGTCCCCGACCTCGCCGCGCATTTCGCCGGCGAGTGGCGGCTCGACCGCGAAATCCGCACTGCGGAAGGGCATCCGGCGGGAGAGGTGACCGGCACCGCCACCTTCACCGAGGAGGGCGGCGTCCTCGTCTACCACGAAGCCGGCGAACTGCGGCTCGGCGCGTACACCGGCCCGGTGACGCGCACCCTGCACTATCGGCTCACCGCGCCCGGCCGCGCCGACGTGCACTTCGACCACGGCGGGTTCTTCCACGCGCTCGACCTGCGCGCCGGGCACTGGGAGACGGACCACCCGTGCCGCGACGACCGCTATCGGGGGAGCTACCGCGTGCTCGACGCGCGGCGGTGGCGGCAGGAGTGGGCGGTCCGCGGGCCGGCGAAGGACCACGTGATCGTCACCCGGTTCACCCGGCCGCCGGGGTGA
- a CDS encoding SDR family oxidoreductase, which translates to MSTPTESRVAIVTGGSRGIGRQVAERLAADGMAVVVNYAGNEKEAQAAVDAITERGGRAIAVRADVADPAAVAGLFDTAETAFGGVDVVAHLAGVMNAPTPIADTDFEVLDRVHRTNIRGTFAVAQQAARRVRDGGAVITTSTSVLGLNLPGYGIYNATKGAVEAITMILARELRGRDVTVNTVAPGPTATALFLDGKDEETIGRMAKQPPLERLGRPEDIAEVVAFLAGPARWVNGQVLRANGGIV; encoded by the coding sequence ATGAGCACCCCCACTGAGTCCCGGGTCGCGATCGTCACCGGCGGCTCCCGCGGCATCGGCCGCCAGGTCGCCGAGCGCCTGGCCGCCGACGGCATGGCGGTCGTCGTCAACTACGCCGGCAACGAAAAGGAGGCCCAGGCCGCCGTCGACGCCATCACCGAGCGGGGCGGCCGGGCCATCGCCGTCCGCGCCGACGTGGCCGACCCGGCCGCGGTCGCGGGGCTGTTCGACACCGCGGAGACCGCGTTCGGCGGCGTGGACGTCGTCGCGCACCTGGCCGGCGTGATGAACGCGCCGACGCCGATCGCGGACACCGACTTCGAGGTCCTCGACCGGGTGCACCGCACCAACATCCGCGGCACGTTCGCGGTGGCCCAGCAGGCCGCGCGGCGGGTCCGCGACGGCGGCGCCGTGATCACCACCTCGACGTCGGTGCTCGGGCTGAACCTGCCCGGCTACGGCATCTACAACGCGACCAAGGGCGCGGTCGAGGCGATCACCATGATCCTGGCGCGCGAGCTGCGCGGCCGCGACGTCACCGTCAACACCGTGGCGCCCGGCCCCACGGCGACCGCGCTGTTCCTCGACGGCAAGGACGAGGAGACGATCGGCCGGATGGCCAAGCAGCCGCCGCTCGAGCGCCTCGGCCGGCCCGAGGACATCGCCGAGGTCGTCGCGTTCCTCGCCGGCCCGGCCCGCTGGGTCAACGGCCAGGTGCTGCGCGCCAACGGCGGAATCGTCTGA
- a CDS encoding mycothiol transferase, which yields MNVADLLVDGFGRVREHVHAAVEGLTAEQLRTRLDDGANSIAWLVWHLTRVQDDHVADVAGTEQVWTSQDWLSRFGLPFPAGDTGYGHRPADVEAVRVDEPDLLAGYYDAVHEQTVRYLENLDDEALDRVVDEAWDPPVTLGVRLVSVLDDDIQHAGQAMFVRGVLERRQSS from the coding sequence ATGAACGTGGCCGATCTGCTCGTCGACGGGTTCGGCCGGGTCCGCGAGCACGTGCACGCGGCGGTGGAAGGGCTCACCGCCGAGCAGCTCCGGACCCGGCTGGACGACGGGGCCAACTCGATCGCCTGGCTGGTGTGGCACCTGACCCGCGTCCAGGACGACCACGTCGCCGACGTGGCCGGGACCGAGCAGGTGTGGACAAGCCAGGACTGGCTTTCGCGGTTCGGGCTCCCGTTCCCGGCGGGCGACACCGGCTACGGCCACCGCCCGGCCGACGTCGAGGCGGTCCGGGTCGATGAGCCGGACCTGCTCGCCGGGTACTACGACGCCGTGCACGAGCAGACCGTGCGGTACCTCGAGAACCTCGACGACGAGGCGCTCGACCGGGTCGTCGACGAGGCGTGGGACCCCCCGGTGACGCTGGGCGTGCGGCTGGTCAGCGTCCTCGACGACGACATCCAGCACGCCGGGCAGGCGATGTTCGTCCGCGGCGTGCTGGAACGCCGTCAGTCCTCGTAG
- the soxR gene encoding redox-sensitive transcriptional activator SoxR, translating to MVNATARTLPDLTVGELSRRSGVPASALRFYEDEGLIRSRRTAGNQRRYGRDALRRVTFIRMSQRVGMPLSAIREVLALLPDDRTPTRADWARISRCWQDDLNARIRQMEQLRDQLTDCIGCGCMSLAKCRLANPGDRLGTDGPGPRRLADHRGGGYED from the coding sequence ATGGTGAACGCCACAGCGCGCACGCTGCCCGACCTCACCGTCGGCGAGCTCTCCCGGCGCAGCGGGGTCCCCGCATCGGCCTTGCGGTTCTACGAGGACGAAGGCCTCATCCGCAGCCGCCGCACCGCGGGCAACCAGCGCCGCTACGGCCGGGACGCGCTGCGGCGGGTGACCTTCATCCGGATGTCCCAGCGGGTCGGCATGCCGCTGTCGGCGATCCGGGAGGTGCTCGCGCTCCTGCCCGACGACCGCACGCCGACCCGGGCGGACTGGGCGCGGATCTCGCGGTGCTGGCAGGACGACCTGAACGCGCGGATCCGGCAGATGGAACAGCTGCGCGACCAGCTCACCGACTGCATCGGCTGCGGCTGCATGTCCCTGGCCAAGTGCCGGCTCGCCAACCCGGGCGACCGGCTCGGCACCGACGGGCCCGGCCCGCGGCGCCTGGCCGATCACCGCGGCGGCGGCTACGAGGACTGA